The DNA segment CGGCCTCGAAGGCCGTACGAGTCCGCAGCTGAGCTACGCGAGCAGGGAAGCCTCACAGCCGTCCGCACGAGGGGCGCGCGACCCGCGGCACGAGTGGGCGCGCGACGTCAGCGGCATGTGCGGATGCGCGGCTAGTCAGTTGAGGCCGAGGCGAGCGACCAGGGGCAGGTGGTCGCTGCCGACGGCAGGGGCTGTGTAGGCGTCGATCGCGTGCACCCCATTGGGAAGCAGGACGTGGTCCAGTTCGAGCAGGGGCGGTATGAGCCGGCGATCGGCGGGCCAGGTCCCAACATGTCCATGGCCGCGGGCGCCCATTGCGTCGCGTAGCCCGGAGCGAAGCAGTTCGCGGAACGGGGCGTGGTCACGACCCGCGTTGAAGTCGCCCACCAGAACCGCTGGCTCGTCACGTTGGGCGCGGGCCAGGGCGAGAAGGTCGGCGGACCAGTAGCGGTGCAGCTCCGAGTGCGGGGGCCAGGTGTGGACGACCTGGACCGTGAGGGGCCTGCCGGCGACGTCCACGGTGAGGCGGGGCCAGCGGGCGCCGGGGTAGTCCGCGAGCTCTGCGGATAGGACGGGCAGTCGGGTCCAGAGACCGCCTCCTTGGAGGTGGCGCTGGTCGGTGCGTAGCAGTCCGGCGGTGAGCCCATGGGCGTGCAGGACCTGGGTGAGGGCGGTCCGGTAGGCGGGCTTGACCTCTTGGAGGGCGAGGACGTCTGGTTGCTCCCGCGTGAGCAGCCGGTCGAGGCCCACGATGTCGAGGCCGCTGCTGCCGACGTTCAGTGAGACCAGGGTGAGCGTATGTGCGCGGGCGGCCGAGGGGACCGGGTCCGCGGGCGGAAGCGCTGGCCAGAGCCACAGGAGGTGCGCGGCGACGTTCACGGCGGCGGCGAGCCCGAGGGCGCGGCGTCTGGTCAGAGCGGCGAGCACGAGCACGGGGTACGCCGGCAGCATCGCCAGCGGAAGCAGTGCCAGTGCGAGTGCGGTGCGGGGCCCGCCGTTCACCCCGGCGATGCGGATGGCCGCGACGGCGAGGGCGGGGAGCAGACCCAGCCAGCCCAATCCGAGGAGCGCACGGCGGATGATCACACCCCGCCGAACGCTGGACCAGGGCACTTCGCTCCGACGAGGCTAAGACGCGATCCGCGGCATGTCCGGAGGCGGCTCAAGTATTGCTGCTGGCTTGCTGTCGGGCTCGTTCCGGGTTTGTGGCTGTGGTGGTGGGCCGTCCGGGTGAGGAAAGGGCGCTGGCCGGCTCCGACGGGGGGCGACGGTCAGCATGGGTGGAT comes from the Motilibacter aurantiacus genome and includes:
- a CDS encoding endonuclease/exonuclease/phosphatase family protein, whose amino-acid sequence is MGWLGLLPALAVAAIRIAGVNGGPRTALALALLPLAMLPAYPVLVLAALTRRRALGLAAAVNVAAHLLWLWPALPPADPVPSAARAHTLTLVSLNVGSSGLDIVGLDRLLTREQPDVLALQEVKPAYRTALTQVLHAHGLTAGLLRTDQRHLQGGGLWTRLPVLSAELADYPGARWPRLTVDVAGRPLTVQVVHTWPPHSELHRYWSADLLALARAQRDEPAVLVGDFNAGRDHAPFRELLRSGLRDAMGARGHGHVGTWPADRRLIPPLLELDHVLLPNGVHAIDAYTAPAVGSDHLPLVARLGLN